A part of Tigriopus californicus strain San Diego chromosome 10, Tcal_SD_v2.1, whole genome shotgun sequence genomic DNA contains:
- the LOC131888454 gene encoding zinc finger RNA-binding protein-like isoform X2: protein MPKRTGGQGGPKGLAARPGPLGSSPYDILVKWAIQRGWARPELTLLSSEGPSHRRIFTVQATFHHWTHLGQGTSIKRAKHQAARALIAQLSSSDFPGSDPPPPPPAVGSESAPHLGGWPDEVPSTPAESGPSDQSPPVIPGLMDVLQALPGPGPSVPLTDCDELVLDKVRRIGASSGFIHRLTAMVGRVERALMATAWHWAHDPVYCLLGATRVGRLAQGSLLATDGAVHLVVMAQVRPSYRFLQDLRQELARLLATGPPQRHYQCHLVPERSRICVALGRSADPVNLNITVTSHQWKQLASDPDPLPTGARDSGLWALTEIRRYRWFEACLQPAPLGVAIVQILRDWAARHPVMNVLSDWSLELLTERAWYCQMEPLTPSRLLLGVFEALSCPVDLVSLIRVSRNLWMCWVI, encoded by the exons ATGCCGAAAAGAACGGGTGGGCAGGGTGGCCCAAAGGGTCTGGCCGCCCGGCCGGGCCCACTGGGCTCCAGCCCCTACGACATCTTAGTCAAATGGGCTATCCAACGCGGCTGGGCCCGACCCGAGCTCACGCTCCTCAGCTCGGAGGGACCTTCGCACCGGCGGATATTCACGGTCCAGGCCACCTTCCACCACTGGACGCACTTGGGCCAAGGTACCTCCATTAAAAGGGCCAAGCACCAGGCCGCCCGGGCCTTGATCGCGCAACTGTCCAGTTCAGACTTCCCCGGCTCTGACCCACCACCCCCGCCACCCGCCGTCGGCTCTGAGAGCGCACCTCATCTCGGTGGGTGGCCCGATGAGGTCCCATCAACCCCCGCGGAGTCCGGGCCGTCGGACCAGTCGCCCCCGGTCATCCCCGGTCTGATGGACGTGCTCCAGGCCCTGCCTGGACCCGGGCCGTCAGTCCCCTTGACCGACTGTGATGAATTGGTACTGGATAAAGTCAGGCGCATTGGGGCCTCGTCCGGCTTCATCCACCGTTTGACGGCTATGGTTGGCCGGGTAGAGCGGGCTTTAATGGCCACGGCCTGGCATTGGGCCCACGACCCCGTTTATTGCCTGTTGGGTGCCACACGGGTCGGGAGGCTGGCCCAGGGCTCACTCCTGGCCACCGATGGCGCCGTTCATCTGGTAGTTATGGCCCAGGTCCGGCCCTCCTATCGTTTCCTTCAAGATCTGCGGCAGGAATTGGCCCGCCTCTTGGCCACGGGGCCTCCTCAACGCCATTATCAATGTCATCTTGTGCCTGAGCGGAGTCGAATCTGCGTCGCACTGGGCCGGTCAGCTGACCCTGTCAACCTCAATATCACTGTCACTTCCCACCAATGGAAACAGTTAGCCTCAGACCCCGATCCCTTGCCCACGGGGGCCCGGGATAGCGGCCTATGGGCCTTAACAGAAATTCGTCGTTACCGATGGTTTGAAGCGTGCCTCCAACCCGCCCCGTTGGGTGTGGCTATAGTGCAAATTCTGCGAGATTGGGCTGCCCGCCACCCCGTCATGAATGTTTTGTCAGATTGGTCCCTGGAATTGCTCACGGAGCGAGCTTGGTATTGCCAAATGGAACCGCTTACACCCTCTCGCCTCCTGCTTGGGGTCTTTGAG GCCTTGTCTTGCCCGGTGGACCTGGTCTCATTGATCCGTGTGAGCCGGAACCTGTGGATGTGTTGGGTTATCTGA
- the LOC131888451 gene encoding uncharacterized protein LOC131888451 yields MRFVESGWGIIILLAVDFSYSRSESVIDCLSSSDRDRCAEESLCSSLLVGEICDGQLDCPNGSDEDATLCMDPRWNTIPCHYDNQRRCSGKRPGQCVNPDDFCDNIYQCSDRSDENFCLHFTKQFNQALPLSDSASESDPDEALADDQGDNNSDAKTFWIIVFLLCAIPLTWLFKGYFLSKFAVWFGTRITTSPELSLSMVSLRDAPDADILHMLEFIHTIRSHVIGDDPWEQIEDRMLKIFQRVHDTSTWDQNAKIIFDMGHLLFESDMNWIDEFHVAMHKLERLIHQNDELKVDLCLKHDLGNRYTYDLLWSTEPPGIRKLQCLCPDWFHRMWRSKWFKTVLIFLTITKEAVSYYLDLIKDWVIFIVLYNHARPEHFLEFEAQLLFLLALFLVVPELIQGGYFAHNYKIILGLKAYSFKTIPEVILKILLIPLSPFIPAILLLERGKIAYHNLRIQTILIERMEKYQDALPPKEIDGFKSNFELYQKALEDRDEFFAIIVDAKNLEASTETIFQYILQFMVLLVVRLALGTIVTDGIEKIFFSQVGNLLYVSLVFSFLSLISSRSGIEAWKKQGFFQSKSKILFGMSTFLALLGKVWSIVFYFAPTLGLFYMAVPWFKGRIPFAEDFNISNTTVSSIWVATDPTLGEFTLISLSTYYIFYLIFVPWQCVLLYMVKQFLVPAFRKSSGRSKKLLHIVSCLNFPSIFEDWDEKCSENVQEYDDRWKNVWFEHQLMIFFHGAINVLNCVPTVFCSVQILCRHQYLLQSWFQPTQEEHSAMIVAWILVFSPIYMLVLAYLQRKIILVYYKSGHPWSRIFVKLPSNQAPMESMEGENIHPTASTEQGLTGINVQS; encoded by the coding sequence ATGCGATTCGTAGAGTCCGGGTGGGGGATAATTATCCTTCTTGCAGTGGATTTCTCTTACTCCCGCAGTGAGTCTGTCATTGACTGCTTGTCAAGTAGCGATCGGGATCGTTGCGCCGAAGAATCGCTCTGCTCCAGTTTACTCGTAGGCGAGATTTGCGATGGCCAACTGGACTGTCCCAACGGATCGGACGAAGACGCCACGTTATGTATGGACCCCAGGTGGAACACCATTCCTTGTCACTACGACAACCAAAGGCGATGTTCCGGGAAACGCCCCGGACAATGTGTGAATCCCGATGACTTCTGTGACAACATCTATCAGTGCAGTGATCGGAGCGATGAGAACTTCTGCTTGCACTTCACCAAGCAATTCAATCAAGCATTGCCTCTCTCTGACTCTGCCAGCGAGAGTGACCCTGATGAAGCACTGGCAGATGATCAAGGAGACAACAATAGCGATGCCAAGACATTTTGGATCATCGTGTTTCTCTTGTGTGCGATCCCTCTGACTTGGCTTTTCAAAGGATATTTTCTGTCCAAGTTCGCGGTTTGGTTTGGCACCCGGATCACGACATCTCCAGAGTTAAGCTTGTCCATGGTGAGCTTGCGGGATGCTCCTGATGCGGACATTCTTCACATGCTGGAATTTATCCACACCATTCGCTCGCATGTGATCGGTGATGATCCTTGGGAACAGATTGAGGATCGAATGTTGAAAATCTTCCAACGTGTCCACGACACTTCCACGTGGGACCAAAACGCCAAGATCATCTTCGATATGGGACATCTCTTGTTCGAGTCCGACATGAATTGGATCGACGAGTTCCACGTGGCCATGCACAAACTGGAACGTCTGATCCACCAAAACGATGAGCTGAAGGTGGATCTATGTCTAAAACATGATTTGGGCAATCGCTACACGTACGATCTGCTCTGGTCGACCGAGCCCCCTGGGATCCGCAAGTTGCAGTGCCTTTGTCCGGATTGGTTCCATCGCATGTGGCGATCCAAGTGGTTCAAGACGGTTCTCATATTTCTGACCATCACTAAAGAGGCGGTTTCTTACTATCTGGACCTGATCAAGGATTGGGTGATTTTCATCGTGTTGTATAACCATGCTAGACCGGAACACTTCCTTGAGTTTGAAGCCCAgcttttgttccttttggcTCTATTCCTGGTGGTCCCCGAACTCATCCAGGGTGGATATTTTGCTCACAACTACAAGATCATTTTGGGACTGAAGGCCTACAGCTTCAAAACCATACCGGAAGTCATCCTCAAAATATTGTTGATACCTCTTTCGCCATTCATTCCGGCCATTTTGCTCTTGGAGCGAGGAAAAATTGCCTACCACAATTTGAGGATTCAAACCATTCTCATTGAGCGAATGGAAAAGTATCAGGATGCATTGCCTCCCAAGGAGATTGACGggttcaaatccaattttgagCTTTACCAGAAAGCTCTGGAGGATCGCGACGAGTTCTTTGCCATCATCGTGGATGCCAAAAACCTCGAGGCCAGCACCGAGACCATCTTCCAATACATCCTTCAATTCATGGTGCTACTCGTGGTGCGCTTGGCCTTGGGAACCATAGTCACCGATGGCATTGAGAAGATCTTCTTCTCTCAGGTGGGCAACTTGCTGTACGTCTCCTTGGTTTTCTCCTTCTTATCACTGATCAGCTCAAGATCGGGGATCGAGGCGTGGAAGAAACAGGGGTTCttccaatccaaatccaagATTCTCTTTGGAATGAGCACGTTTTTAGCCTTACTGGGAAAAGTGTGGAGCATCGTGTTTTATTTCGCTCCCACGCTCGGATTATTCTACATGGCCGTTCCATGGTTCAAGGGACGCATTCCTTTCGCCGAGGATTTCAACATAAGCAATACTACCGTGTCCTCAATTTGGGTGGCGACCGATCCAACTTTGGGAGAGTTCACCCTCATTAGCTTGAGCACCTACTACATATTCTACCTCATTTTCGTGCCGTGGCAGTGTGTGCTGCTGTACATGGTGAAGCAGTTCTTGGTGCCGGCTTTTCGGAAATCCTCGGGACGCTCCAAGAAGCTCCTCCACATTGTGAGTTGCTTGAATTTCCCGTCCATATTCGAAGATTGGGACGAAAAGTGCTCAGAAAATGTCCAGGAGTATGACGACCGATGGAAGAATGTTTGGTTTGAGCACCAGCTCATGATCTTCTTTCATGGTGCAATCAACGTGTTAAACTGTGTTCCAACGGTGTTTTGTTCCGTTCAGATCCTTTGTCGACATCAGTACCTATTGCAAAGCTGGTTTCAGCCCACTCAAGAAGAGCACAGTGCCATGATCGTGGCTTGGATCTTGGTGTTCTCGCCCATTTACATGCTAGTATTAGCTTacctacaaagaaaaataatcttggtGTACTATAAGAGTGGGCATCCTTGGTCCAGGATCTTTGTCAAACTCCCCTCCAACCAAGCTCCAATGGAATCCATGGAAGGAGAGAATATCCATCCCACTGCCTCGACTGAACAAGGACTAACAGGAATCAACGTTCAGTCATAA
- the LOC131888454 gene encoding zinc finger RNA-binding protein-like isoform X1, whose translation MPKRTGGQGGPKGLAARPGPLGSSPYDILVKWAIQRGWARPELTLLSSEGPSHRRIFTVQATFHHWTHLGQGTSIKRAKHQAARALIAQLSSSDFPGSDPPPPPPAVGSESAPHLGGWPDEVPSTPAESGPSDQSPPVIPGLMDVLQALPGPGPSVPLTDCDELVLDKVRRIGASSGFIHRLTAMVGRVERALMATAWHWAHDPVYCLLGATRVGRLAQGSLLATDGAVHLVVMAQVRPSYRFLQDLRQELARLLATGPPQRHYQCHLVPERSRICVALGRSADPVNLNITVTSHQWKQLASDPDPLPTGARDSGLWALTEIRRYRWFEACLQPAPLGVAIVQILRDWAARHPVMNVLSDWSLELLTERAWYCQMEPLTPSRLLLGVFEIVASGLVLPGGPGLIDPCEPEPVDVLGYLSPQQREDVTRIAQLCLRKVIFRQIHDVLGLPELPINPRIHA comes from the exons ATGCCGAAAAGAACGGGTGGGCAGGGTGGCCCAAAGGGTCTGGCCGCCCGGCCGGGCCCACTGGGCTCCAGCCCCTACGACATCTTAGTCAAATGGGCTATCCAACGCGGCTGGGCCCGACCCGAGCTCACGCTCCTCAGCTCGGAGGGACCTTCGCACCGGCGGATATTCACGGTCCAGGCCACCTTCCACCACTGGACGCACTTGGGCCAAGGTACCTCCATTAAAAGGGCCAAGCACCAGGCCGCCCGGGCCTTGATCGCGCAACTGTCCAGTTCAGACTTCCCCGGCTCTGACCCACCACCCCCGCCACCCGCCGTCGGCTCTGAGAGCGCACCTCATCTCGGTGGGTGGCCCGATGAGGTCCCATCAACCCCCGCGGAGTCCGGGCCGTCGGACCAGTCGCCCCCGGTCATCCCCGGTCTGATGGACGTGCTCCAGGCCCTGCCTGGACCCGGGCCGTCAGTCCCCTTGACCGACTGTGATGAATTGGTACTGGATAAAGTCAGGCGCATTGGGGCCTCGTCCGGCTTCATCCACCGTTTGACGGCTATGGTTGGCCGGGTAGAGCGGGCTTTAATGGCCACGGCCTGGCATTGGGCCCACGACCCCGTTTATTGCCTGTTGGGTGCCACACGGGTCGGGAGGCTGGCCCAGGGCTCACTCCTGGCCACCGATGGCGCCGTTCATCTGGTAGTTATGGCCCAGGTCCGGCCCTCCTATCGTTTCCTTCAAGATCTGCGGCAGGAATTGGCCCGCCTCTTGGCCACGGGGCCTCCTCAACGCCATTATCAATGTCATCTTGTGCCTGAGCGGAGTCGAATCTGCGTCGCACTGGGCCGGTCAGCTGACCCTGTCAACCTCAATATCACTGTCACTTCCCACCAATGGAAACAGTTAGCCTCAGACCCCGATCCCTTGCCCACGGGGGCCCGGGATAGCGGCCTATGGGCCTTAACAGAAATTCGTCGTTACCGATGGTTTGAAGCGTGCCTCCAACCCGCCCCGTTGGGTGTGGCTATAGTGCAAATTCTGCGAGATTGGGCTGCCCGCCACCCCGTCATGAATGTTTTGTCAGATTGGTCCCTGGAATTGCTCACGGAGCGAGCTTGGTATTGCCAAATGGAACCGCTTACACCCTCTCGCCTCCTGCTTGGGGTCTTTGAG ATTGTCGCCTCAGGCCTTGTCTTGCCCGGTGGACCTGGTCTCATTGATCCGTGTGAGCCGGAACCTGTGGATGTGTTGGGTTATCTGAGCCCTCAACAACGTGAAGATGTCACCCGCATTGCTCAATTGTGCTTGAGAAAAGTTATCTTTAGGCAGATCCATGATGTCTTGGGTCTTCCCGAGCTCCCAATAAACCCCAGAATCCACGCTTAA